From the genome of Lineus longissimus chromosome 8, tnLinLong1.2, whole genome shotgun sequence, one region includes:
- the LOC135492779 gene encoding monocarboxylate transporter 13-like, which translates to MGWFRDYMADVNFKGYAVVVLATLVNIPVAGFMQSFGVFVKTFDKYYCPGDCLQLLGWIAALPYAINLIICLVVLRIQTRFGDRGPFIIGVILSAGSLVATSFVSNIYIMFGSYCLLFGIGSSLVMYVPFAVLDWHFPEDHPRHVLATSIVTLGAPVGVFIMNPLASYLDNREGVGTDGWRYSLRTFAVAILLLGLLPVTVMKRPTIVIKRQEEYEEMDGEEGEPTEPKPFISRHFRESFNTLSIMWVLTIMFISYGIFIPKIHFINYMSASLNVSEELAAQAIGYEGIAETISTLTVSLLGTLLSKHLFYFYLVGCGTLAVANGVLILADRYFEVVIYCMVHGAMDGFLMTLTFPIIDLVVKKREHRNYVWGFTQLGIGVGQLIGLPMTGFMYDMTKSYSSTFCTCAIIFGLSFFMVGFVFIGSKIRAYRNNREEEEDKEILSKPKDQLTIEAPPGGGVDNKGFEDGKDQG; encoded by the exons ATGGGATGGTTTCGTGACTATATGGCTGATGTGAACTTCAAGGGATACGCCGTGGTGGTCTTAGCGACCCTAGTTAACATTCCAGTCGCTGGATTTATGCAAAGTTTCGGAGTTTTCGTGAAGACCTTTGACAAGTATTACTGCCCAGGAGACTGCCTTCAGCTATTAG GATGGATCGCCGCCTTGCCGTACGCCATCAACCTCATAATCTGTCTGGTAGTCCTCCGCATCCAGACACGCTTTGGCGACCGAGGACCCTTCATTATCGGTGTCATCCTCTCCGCTGGAAGCCTGGTAGCCACGTCCTTCGTTAGTAATATCTACATCATGTTTGGGTCGTATTGCCTCCTGTTCGGGATAGGTTCAAGCCTGGTGATGTACGTCCCATTCGCTGTACTTGATTGGCATTTCCCCGAGGATCATCCGAGACATGTGCTAGCTACCAGTATTGTTACCTTGGGGGCACCAGTTG GTGTCTTCATCATGAATCCACTCGCCTCCTACCTCGACAACCGAGAGGGCGTAGGTACGGACGGTTGGCGCTACTCCCTGCGGACCTTCGCCGTGGCAATCCTGCTGCTGGGTCTACTGCCCGTGACAGTCATGAAGCGACCAACTATCGTAATAAAGAGGCAGGAGGAGTACGAGGAGATGGACGGAGAAGAGGGAGAACCGACGGAGCCAAAACCCTTCATTTCAAGACACTTCCGCGAGAGTTTCAATACGCTGTCGATAATGTGGGTGTTGACCATCATGTTTATATCGTACGGGATTTttataccaaaaatacatttt ATAAACTATATGTCCGCAAGTCTCAATGTTTCGGAAGAGTTAGCCGCCCAAGCAATAGGATACGAGGGGATAGCAGAAACGATATCAACACTTACAGTTTCGTTATTAG GTACTCTTCTATCAAAACATCTATTTTATTTCTACCTGGTCGGCTGTGGGACACTAGCTGTAGCTAATGGAGTACTGATTCTTGCTGATCGATATTTCGAAGTTGTCATATATTGTATGG TTCACGGCGCCATGGATGGTTTCCTGATGACCTTGACATTCCCTATCATTGACCTTGTGGTAAAGAAGCGGGAGCATAGGAACTATGTCTGGGGTTTTACGCAGCTTGGTATCGGAGTGGGACAGCTCATTGGTTTGCCAATGACAG gttttATGTACGATATGACCAAATCATATAGCTCGACTTTCTGCACATGCGCAATAATATTCGGCTTGTCATTTTTCATGGTCGGATTTGTGTTCATAGGGTCGAAAATACGAGCGTACAGGAATAATCGAGAGGAGGAAGAGGACAAGGAAATACTGTCAAAACCAAAGGATCAGCTGACGATCGAAGCGCCGCCTGGGGGCGGTGTGGACAATAAAGGTTTCGAGGATGGGAAGGATCAGGGTTGA
- the LOC135492780 gene encoding dual specificity protein phosphatase 3-like, with amino-acid sequence MATNWRSHPRYQGKDLDELPQCTVEELEEIITGPSGGFTMLPNEAYHEVYPSIFLGEASAAKSRHLLKRLGVTHVLNAAKGKGQFWVDTGKAFYREFGMEFLGIEATDTLNFKLNEHFDEAADFIDNAIKSKGKVMANCVQGVSRSATLVLAYLMLKCKMTAQDAVRTVRDQREISPNAGFLQQLCDLNERLWEENHFEKERGACDDSVDKIAQDDKGK; translated from the exons ATGGCTACTAACTGGAGGTCTCATCCGCGATACCAGGGCAAAGACCTTGACGAGTTACCTCAATGCACCGTAGAGGAACTTGAAGAGATCATCACCGGACCGAGCGGAGGATTCACCATGCTTCCAAATGAGGCATATCATGAAGTGTATCCAAGTATATTTCTTGGAGAAGC ATCTGCTGCCAAAAGTCGTCACCTCCTGAAGCGGCTCGGCGTCACCCATGTCTTGAACGCAGCAAAAGGAAAGGGCCAGTTCTGGGTTGACACTGGTAAAGCCTTTTATCGGGAGTTCGGCATGGAGTTCCTGGGGATTGAAGCCACGGACACGCTGAACTTCAAACTGAATGAACATTTTGATGAAGCGGCTGACTTCATAGATAATGCCATCAAGTCGAAAG gcaaagTCATGGCAAACTGTGTTCAAGGTGTGAGCAGGTCGGCCACGCTGGTGCTGGCCTACCTGATGTTGAAGTGTAAGATGACTGCTCAGGATGCAGTGAGGACTGTCAGGGATCAGCGGGAGATATCACCCAATGCTGGCTTCTTACAGCAGCTCTGTGATCTCAATGAACGTCTCTGGGAGGAAAATCACTTTGAGAAGGAAAGAGGTGCCTGTGatgacagtgttgacaagaTTGCTCAAGATGACAAGGGAAAATGA